In Alteromonas naphthalenivorans, one DNA window encodes the following:
- the dnaX gene encoding DNA polymerase III subunit gamma/tau: MSYQVLARKWRPGKFSELVGQEHVVSAISNALDNDRLHHAYLFTGTRGVGKTTIARIFSKSLNCEEGQGSNPCGQCNTCKEIEQGNYVDLLEIDAASRTKVEDTRELLDNVQYKPTRGRYKVYLIDEVHMLSKHSFNALLKTLEEPPPHVKFLLATTDPQKLPITILSRCLQFNLKALSREQIVGQLNHILEQETLPFEPQALALLARAAQGSMRDALSLTDQAIAQGGNAVNASVVTDMLGLMDKNQLVKLLHAVVSKTPADVMQLVQDMSEQAPDYDHVLAELGSTLHQIALTQWVPEACKLETTSAKAIYQLAKSISAEQVQLLYQIALQGRKDLPFSSDGRSALEMTLMRMMTFAPSTPLADAPSEIASGTVDSSLPIASAEKKTLISEQDAQSTTSTANSLSAKSTDAGSSSAGEEAFSNEQDAHSANVQDAETATDETDRARTHEISSSSDIADLATSQNTPPEPGASAHEKESYGEAASQQVASFEQAEPSQQVKPSQSVAYSKDGQPSDANQSVINNQPTGSDHSTGSDHFTGNDQPTGSNQPAGEYGKPVRSLASEHTPSDSAPFNDMPPADAYMDDMPPPYDDDESSFMPPDFADAQRTNTPLSDEGPDTQSTHFASQQAVDSVPAATPTPEAQLTSTADMLALRQRLKQKRDESAEQAAKKPEATNETTSFVDRMSKASSQSSLDPSSEGRDDRQSKGTADDISAQQESTTAPATAPSSSDTFNANLDVGSNTTSNASMQNQTDMPPWDTGMQHNDEPFTANEQDTHFDSPMPDAAQYGGNSETARNEPQTLESEPLEPQPLESEPSDTRNEFSAEPVNQFKSQYQGKLAAYLDDGSKLVHASQIDKWSNDVEQMPIAGLLKQLVLHASFLRNDQGITLEIDNSQAHLLKDSAKQQLLDVLHHSFGEGENITITLGSPKQTPYALQQDIIAMRQAHAQSVVHTDETIQALLSAFDASIVTDSVKAR; the protein is encoded by the coding sequence ATGAGTTATCAGGTATTAGCACGTAAATGGCGCCCGGGTAAGTTTAGTGAACTCGTAGGGCAGGAACATGTTGTTTCAGCTATTTCGAATGCGTTAGATAACGACCGCTTGCACCACGCGTACCTATTTACCGGTACGCGAGGGGTAGGTAAAACCACCATTGCTCGTATATTTTCCAAGAGTTTAAACTGCGAAGAAGGGCAGGGGTCTAACCCTTGTGGTCAATGTAATACCTGTAAAGAAATAGAGCAGGGTAATTATGTTGATTTGCTTGAAATTGATGCGGCATCACGCACAAAGGTAGAAGATACCCGAGAGCTACTTGATAACGTACAATACAAGCCTACCCGCGGCCGGTATAAAGTGTATCTTATTGATGAAGTACACATGCTGTCTAAGCATAGCTTTAATGCGTTGTTAAAAACGTTAGAAGAGCCACCACCTCACGTTAAGTTTTTACTGGCCACGACCGATCCACAAAAGCTTCCTATTACTATTTTATCTCGTTGCTTGCAGTTCAATTTAAAAGCATTGTCGCGAGAGCAAATAGTTGGGCAGCTTAATCATATTCTAGAGCAAGAAACCTTACCCTTTGAGCCGCAAGCGCTAGCGTTGTTAGCCCGCGCTGCACAGGGGAGTATGCGTGATGCCTTAAGCTTAACCGACCAAGCTATTGCACAAGGTGGTAATGCGGTTAACGCCTCAGTCGTTACCGACATGCTAGGCTTGATGGATAAAAATCAGCTTGTGAAGTTATTGCATGCGGTGGTGAGTAAAACGCCAGCCGATGTTATGCAATTGGTTCAGGATATGTCGGAACAAGCACCAGATTACGATCATGTGCTTGCCGAATTAGGCAGTACGCTACATCAAATAGCGTTAACCCAATGGGTGCCTGAAGCCTGTAAATTAGAAACAACTTCAGCCAAAGCTATTTACCAACTTGCTAAATCAATTTCTGCTGAACAAGTGCAGTTGTTGTATCAAATTGCGCTGCAAGGAAGGAAGGACTTACCATTCTCATCAGACGGCAGGAGCGCATTAGAAATGACGTTAATGCGTATGATGACATTTGCACCTAGTACGCCTTTAGCTGATGCGCCATCTGAGATAGCCAGCGGAACGGTTGATAGTTCGTTGCCTATTGCATCGGCGGAAAAAAAAACACTAATTTCTGAGCAAGACGCGCAAAGCACGACTTCTACCGCTAACTCTCTTAGTGCTAAAAGCACAGACGCTGGGTCATCGTCAGCCGGTGAAGAGGCTTTCAGCAATGAACAAGATGCTCACAGTGCAAATGTTCAAGATGCAGAAACTGCTACTGATGAAACCGACCGCGCACGAACTCACGAGATTTCATCTTCTTCTGACATAGCAGATTTAGCCACTTCACAGAATACCCCCCCTGAACCAGGAGCCTCGGCTCATGAAAAAGAGTCGTATGGCGAAGCCGCTTCGCAACAGGTAGCGTCTTTTGAACAGGCAGAGCCTTCGCAACAGGTAAAGCCTTCCCAGTCGGTAGCGTATTCAAAAGATGGCCAGCCGTCAGATGCCAATCAGTCTGTAATAAATAATCAGCCTACAGGTAGTGATCATTCTACAGGTAGTGATCATTTTACAGGCAACGATCAGCCTACGGGTAGCAATCAACCTGCAGGTGAGTATGGCAAGCCAGTCAGAAGTTTGGCGTCAGAGCATACTCCTTCAGATTCGGCCCCGTTTAATGATATGCCGCCAGCAGATGCATACATGGACGATATGCCACCGCCTTACGATGATGATGAGTCGTCATTTATGCCGCCTGATTTCGCCGATGCTCAGCGGACAAATACACCGCTATCTGATGAAGGCCCTGACACGCAATCTACACATTTTGCTTCGCAGCAAGCTGTTGATTCTGTGCCAGCCGCTACACCCACACCAGAGGCACAGCTAACATCCACTGCTGATATGCTCGCGCTACGACAGCGATTAAAGCAAAAACGTGATGAAAGCGCAGAACAAGCGGCGAAAAAGCCTGAAGCGACGAACGAAACTACTAGCTTTGTAGATAGAATGAGTAAGGCTTCAAGCCAAAGCTCTCTTGACCCTTCTAGTGAAGGCCGAGATGATAGGCAATCTAAAGGCACGGCTGACGACATCAGTGCTCAACAAGAATCAACTACTGCACCGGCAACTGCGCCATCAAGCTCTGATACTTTTAATGCAAATTTAGATGTTGGCTCTAACACGACTTCTAACGCTAGCATGCAAAACCAAACCGATATGCCCCCGTGGGATACTGGTATGCAGCATAATGACGAGCCGTTTACTGCCAACGAGCAAGATACCCACTTTGATTCACCAATGCCTGACGCGGCGCAGTATGGCGGCAATAGCGAAACAGCTCGTAATGAGCCTCAGACTTTAGAATCAGAGCCTTTAGAACCTCAGCCTTTAGAATCAGAGCCAAGCGATACCCGTAATGAATTTAGTGCTGAGCCAGTAAATCAGTTCAAAAGTCAGTATCAAGGTAAGCTAGCTGCGTATTTGGATGATGGTAGTAAGCTTGTTCATGCGAGCCAAATTGATAAGTGGAGCAATGACGTAGAGCAAATGCCTATTGCAGGTTTGCTTAAACAATTGGTGCTTCATGCCTCTTTTTTGCGAAATGATCAGGGTATAACGCTTGAAATTGATAACAGTCAGGCGCATCTACTAAAAGACAGTGCAAAACAACAGTTGCTTGATGTATTGCATCATAGTTTTGGCGAAGGGGAGAATATTACCATCACCCTTGGCTCGCCAAAACAAACGCCCTATGCGTTGCAACAAGACATTATTGCTATGCGCCAAGCGCATGCACAATCGGTAGTACATACCGACGAAACAATACAAGCGTTGTTATCAGCGTTCGACGCATCAATAGTGACCGACTCGGTTAAAGCGCGATAG
- a CDS encoding YbaB/EbfC family nucleoid-associated protein: protein MFKGGMGNMMKQAQQMQDRMQKVQDDLAKLEVTGEAGAGMVKVTMTCNHNVRRVDIDDTLMEDDKDMIEDLVAAAFNDAVRRVQETSKEKMGDVTGGMSLPPGFKMPF, encoded by the coding sequence ATGTTTAAAGGTGGAATGGGCAACATGATGAAGCAGGCTCAGCAAATGCAAGATCGTATGCAGAAAGTGCAAGACGATTTGGCAAAGCTGGAAGTCACAGGTGAAGCCGGTGCAGGCATGGTTAAGGTAACCATGACATGTAATCATAACGTTCGCCGCGTAGACATTGACGACACGTTAATGGAAGACGATAAAGACATGATTGAAGACTTGGTTGCCGCTGCATTTAACGATGCCGTTCGCCGCGTTCAAGAAACCAGTAAAGAAAAAATGGGTGACGTTACTGGCGGAATGTCACTTCCACCAGGCTTCAAAATGCCGTTTTAA